The Mesorhizobium sp. M3A.F.Ca.ET.080.04.2.1 genome contains the following window.
CGCTGCGGGAGTGGGCTTGGGAGTTCTTACGCCGCAATCCAGCGTTCCAGCGCGATCTGACCGCTGCGCGCCAGCATTGCAAGACTTGGTCTCTCCAATCCTTTCTCGATATGGTCGCGTCGGCCGGCGACCTGTCACGCTGGGGTGTTCTGTTTCGCGGAGTCTTGTGGCCGCGCTTCGGTCGTATTCTGGTGTCCGCTCTGGTGCGTCCATGTGCTGCCGGTCATTGCGGAACGGTTGCCTGCCTCGTCGCCGACACCGCCGTTCGAACTCTCGGCATTGCCCTGTCGTGCAATCGTCCTGCTGGCGCCCGACAAGAGCCAGCATGTTCTTCTTCGCAATGCGGACCACGCGCTGCAGCTCGCCGTCTCGGGCGCGAATATCCTCCACCCTGTTTGCCTGCATACGCAAGCCATCTGGCCCGCGGTGCTTTTAAAGCATCGACTGAGGGGACTGGAGTGCCTCAATGCTCTCAGTCTAGGGCAACAGTTG
Protein-coding sequences here:
- a CDS encoding DUF2285 domain-containing protein; translated protein: MLPVIAERLPASSPTPPFELSALPCRAIVLLAPDKSQHVLLRNADHALQLAVSGANILHPVCLHTQAIWPAVLLKHRLRGLECLNALSLGQQLPPRLFAPEKRGVRLSFVLRALDGSLAGAPHRELAEVLIGQRRVHADWADPRDHLRDRIRRAVSRGRALMNGGYRDFLI